DNA sequence from the Sulfurimonas sp. HSL3-7 genome:
ACATTTTCTTGTCCGGAGGTTTGATCAGTGAGGCAAGGTCATAATGACAGCTGTACCCCAGCTGTTCCAGACTGTTGTCCATACGCTGCTGATGGTAGAAGAGGTGTTGCGGCCGGCCATTCTCAACGCGAATGGTCTCTAGAAGCTTCCTACTCACTAAAAAGTGCGGTGCTCAGGTAACGCTCACCTGTATCGCAGAGGATGGTGACGATGGTCTTGCCCTTGTTCTCCGGACGTGCTGCTACCTGCATCGCAGCATAGACGTTGGCACCGGCCGAGATACCGACCAAAAGCCCCTCTTTGCGGGCAACCATTTTTGCGGTCTCGATCGCATCTTCATTGCTCACTTTGACCACTTCGCCATAGATAGCGGTATTTAGGATTTCCGGAATAAATCCGGCACCGATACCCTGGATCTTGTGCGGGCCGGGCTGACCGCCGGAAAGGACGGCTGAGTCTTTCGGCTCAACGGCGACGATCTGAATATCCGGTACCTCCTCTTTCAATACGGTACCGGTCCCGGTGAGGGTCCCGCCTGTGCCGACTGCGGCGACAAAGATATCGATATTTTTGTCGGTATCACGGAGGATCTCTTTGGCTGTGGTAAGACGGTGGACTTCCGGATTGGCCGGGTTCTGAAACTGTTGGAGGATAATGGCATCATCAAGGCTCTGCTGCAGCTCCTGCGCTTTGTCGATCGCCCCTTTCATACCGGCTGCCGCCGGAGTCAGAACAAGGTCGGCACCCAGTGCTTTGAGAAGGTTACGGCGTTCCAGACTCATGGATTCCGGCATGGTCAATGTCAGTTTCAGACCCAGTGCTGCACAGATGGAGGCCAGTGCGATACCGGTATTGCCGCTTGTCGGTTCGATGATACGGGTATTGCCCTTGATGAGTCCT
Encoded proteins:
- the cysK gene encoding cysteine synthase A: MNIANNITELIGNTPLVKLNHPSLKSGTTILGKCEFMNPTSSVKDRIGFNMIKDALDRGLIKGNTRIIEPTSGNTGIALASICAALGLKLTLTMPESMSLERRNLLKALGADLVLTPAAAGMKGAIDKAQELQQSLDDAIILQQFQNPANPEVHRLTTAKEILRDTDKNIDIFVAAVGTGGTLTGTGTVLKEEVPDIQIVAVEPKDSAVLSGGQPGPHKIQGIGAGFIPEILNTAIYGEVVKVSNEDAIETAKMVARKEGLLVGISAGANVYAAMQVAARPENKGKTIVTILCDTGERYLSTALFSE